The genomic region ATATGGTTACTCTTTGCAGGTCAGCGTACCAAAGGGTTCTCTTTGCAACCTCAGTGTAAGCGTTGACGTTGGGTTGCCCCCGGATGCAGTATATAATATTGTAACTGACCCTGATAATAAGagggttttcaaaaatattaaggCAAGTGATATTATTCTATCGACTTTCCTTTCAGATTGAACTGGCAACAGCTCTCTCTTTGGAAGTTGAAGAGGCCTGGGAACCAatccttttttactttttgatgTGTAGTGCGTTTTACTTTGTGTATTTCTTAATTCGAAAAGTTATAATCTGTCTCAGGAAGTGATATGCAGAAACGTTTTGGTTGACGAAGGTCATAGGCAGGTGGTTGAACTGGAGCAAGCTGCTATATGGAAGTTTCTTTGGTGGTCAGGGACCTTTGCGGTTTGTGTTTTAGTagatcaaaacagaaaagatcACTCAGTAAGACTCAATCTTCTTCTAGTTGCACTGTAACATAAGAacttggtttttttgtttcatttccaCTGGTTCTTTGTTACCCCATCACATATTTAGAATCTCCAGTATGCTTTATTTTATCGGCAAatcatataataaaaaattagtttagAAACATGTTCTGCAATGTCATGGTAAAATTagatttctaatttctaaaaaTGCCATTTGCCAGATGAAGTTCAAGCAAGTCAAAACAGGGTTTATGGAGAAATTTGAAGGCTGCTGGAGAATGGAACCTCTTTTTGTCGATGAAAAGACCTGCTTTCCGTTCAAACCCAAGACATGGGCAGATTATAATTCTTGCACAGGAGGCAAAGGAAGGATCGGTTCAAAGTTGAGCTTGGAGCAACTAATCCAGCCATCTATAGTTCCACCCCCACCTATTTCTTGGTACCTACGGGGAATCACCAGCAGGACTACTGAGATGCTGATAAACGACATGCTTGCGGAAGCTGCCAGATTAAGAGGAGAATTAAATCCTGAAGAGTCTAATAAAGAGATTGAAATGTCTCAGGACGGGGAAGTACTTAGTCACGTTGATAATGTATCTGACATCAAAGAAAGATGGGCCTTGCACAGGAGGAACGCAAAGCAATGCCATCGGAGGCTACTGCCTGTCAAATGATCGAATTCTGTTGAGTTTGTAATTAATACCAGCACTTATCCCTATTCGTTATGATGGAAATTGATATGTAATACCGTCAATAATCCGTGAAGTGTAGTGGCCTTTGCGCTGTGTATCAACTCCTCCCTTTCAACGAGGGTGGAGGATGAGATCGAGGATGATTCAACCCCCATGTATGTTGTACATTCTGATTGCCCGTCAGAAACTGTTTGTTGCTGTCCGCCTTGTAAGTTATGTTAATGTTGTAATGAGTCTGATGACATTGAAAGAAGATGCTATAATTTGCACTAAACATTATGTTTTTGTGTCCccaaaaagtgcttttagaattcATAAGCACTTTTAGCATTTTGGATATTTGGAAGCGGTTTTAACCATTTCAAAAACAATGTCGAAATAGACCCTTAATAGAAGCCAATAGAAGTTTGAAAGCTAAATACAAAACGCGAAACTGTAGTAACAGTTGAGAATTCATTTTATTGAACAACGATGCGCAGTTACAGTTTTTTTACAAGATACAAAACCTAGACGGATGGTCACAATTCAAAATCGAACAAGTGAAGTTACATTATGTGCTACTATAAAGTGTTCCTCTTTCTCCATCTGAAATTCTCTCTTTTAGTTTTGAATACATGTCCTAGTATTTTATCGACAATGTTACATACGCTACGGAAGTTTCAAGCCTTTGAACTCCACAGAATGCAGACAGGCAACCAAGAATTGCCTTTCGAATCTAACATCCAAGCCCCGGGGAGAGCCAGCGCAAATTATTGTGACAGGTAGACGCTGCAGTCTATACTTTGGTTTTCGTTCAAGTCCCCATTTGGTGGATCATGACTCTTATCACCTCCGAGGGATGCACCCACTGGGGATTGTTGCACCGACTGATGGACTTTCAAGTCCTCAAAACCATGCTTTTCATAGCTCATGAATGAACCCAATGCTCCAAGAAATCCTTCGTGTTTTAAGAACATCGCTTTTGCTTCACCTTTAGACCTGCAAATAAGGAtcaaatgaatgaaattttaaCCCCAAAACCACGAGGAAAGATGGATGTAAAAATCTAAATCAGGCTCAGAATGTGACGCAACAGTCAAATTTTGACATAATTTATACTTCCAATTCTTAGTACGAATCAATTCTGACGCACAGGCTTACCAGAAATGAACGGCAACAGCAATTGTGTCCATGGTGTAAGCATGGCCCCTAATGAAAAATCCAGCAAAAAATATTCGCTTGAGCCCAAATCTCAGTGCATTCAAGTATGAGATCTGGAGAGAAGATAAAATTTGAAGCAATATGATCGGCATGTTAACAAAAATAGTTTCAATCTTCTGGAAAAGGTTATGACAGAATCAAATAGTTGAAAAAATTTGATTCATTGCAAGTGACACATGTTTCTTTCCCTATGGTTTACCTGTCCAATATTATTTGAAATCATTCTTAAGAGGGACCGAGAAATATCTTCAGGTTTGTAATCTTCCAGCTCCTTGTTATCAGAAATTGCTTTGCCAAAGCTACAAGCAATGGCTGTTGATACAAGACCAATCTGTAATCATCAGAGAAATTACATCGCAATTAAGTACCGTGATACGAAAGCTAATGGAAACTAGGATCCCCTCATCATTGTTTAAATTTAGGAACCCTTTTAATTTGGCATACAGAAATACAACCAGAACGTATTCAACATCCAAAGTCAAAAGAAGGACCCGGCTATCATGAATGTGCATACCTTTGTATAGTCCATTCCACCATAGATGTCCCCGACAAGCATGTCTATCACTCTATTATTTCCCTGATGACTTAACTCCAGCAACTCGTCAAAACTGAGACACAATTGCAGCTTTGGCTATTAAGTGAAGTCATAtaacaagaatatcaatagCTCTGTACATAAGCAAAAGACAACGTACTTCTTGCACTTTGTTAAAAGCTTCCCCAAACCCCAAAAGGTGCCACCACCAACACTAGTTCCACTCACTCGCTCAAACTTACCAGGTCCATCTACCTATCCAAGCACAATGCATACGACAATGTCAAGCCTTAAAAAGGTTAAACATATGAAACTAATACAGTAAATAAAGCATTGGCTTTGATGAGAATACCTTGATCATGCTGACACCAGAACCAATATTGACAAGCAGATAGGGATATAGATCTTCATGGTCAATCTTCACAAATTCTTTCTGACCACCCATGTATGTGAATGCTTCAGGGTGAACTGCCTACTtaaataacaaccaaaatgGGAAGCTATTTTCAGGCAAGAAGGCAAACAAGACAGAAAATTTGCAATAAAGTTACTCGCATAGAGTAATGAGCAACAATACTTGAGGTTATCTTGTGCAGAAATATCTCTATAAATAGAAGCTGAATTTTGCAGAcaagcaaagaaaacttccaatGAAATTGTCCATGGTTTTGTTCATCCCTATATTTCTTTAGTGCTAAACAATAAGAAATATCTCTATAAACAGAAGCTGAATTTTGCAAGTTCCATATTTCACAACTCATTCACTTTGATCTTCCTTCTGAAAGAAAACCGAGAGAATTTCCTCTCGTTTTGAGCTTGCTAGTGCTCATCCCAATTCCCAACCCACACATTCTATGACTCACATGACAGGACTTAGGAAATGCACCAAACTGAACATACCAATCTATGTAAGTGGTATTAGGATCCCACCTTAAGCAGAAAATTTGCTCCGGCCACAAGACAGTCCATTTCATCTGCCTTGTCAAGAGAAATCCCAATCTTTTCTTTAAAGAGATCTGCGTACTTGAATGCCCCACCACCTGTGGCCTGCTCACCATTGTCAATAAATTAGCTTGCATACATGGCAGAAAACAGTCATACAATGGCCAAACCAAACAATTGGTTTTTACCTTAATAACACACTTCGCGCTCCCAGAAGCTCCGTGTTGTTCGGAGCCTGAAATCATCTACAACCATAAGCAGTGACCCAAAACCAGAAAATGATAACTACAACTACTGAACAAGCAGATATATTCAGAGCATATATGATCTTCTTTCGTATTTCATTTTCAGAAGTTCAAATCTTCCGAAACTATAAAATTTTCGCAGTCAAACATATGGGTACTAATTACTTAAGCTGAAGTAGTTCATTTACCAATAAAAATGGTAGTTTGAACTTTCAATCCAAGATTTCAACATCAACACTTAGTTTAACAAAACAAGGTTAAATAGTCTCAATGAGTGAAAAAATGAATCTTCCCATTTCCCAAGTTGATTGAAACGAAATATGATACAAATGAATCAGGAGAGCAAAGCAATCAAATACTTGTTAAGCATTAAGCATACCAGTAAGGCGAAGTTGCTTGGATCGAATGAAGTCTATACAGTCATTGATTTTCTGAGTTTCGAACTTTGCAAAATGGAGCTTCCCTTCAAGAACAGGACTCCCTCTGTCGCCATTAGAAGCTGCTAAGCTATCATTCGAAGAAGACGAATCGTCACTGTTCGTTGAGAAATACACCAACTTTATCAGAGAACCTGCCAACAgacaaaacaaatacaaaaacaatcGAAAAATCATGAGAATTTGAGCAATTGaactccaaaaacaaaaaccaggTTATGATCGAGGAGAGTGAATTGCCTCCAATATCGAGAGCAAGGTGGGAAATTTGAGCTTCCGAATTGGTGGGTTTTGAAATCTCTGTAATTCCAGCGTTCCCAATTTCCATTTCGGGTCGGCTTCCTCTTTTGATTTGAGCTTTTTTTGGAATCAAATTGCACTGTTGCCCCTCTGCAGTCTGCACTGCACCTAACccattatatatatacttttttttgtgGGGTCcgtccttccttccttccttccttccttccttccgtCCTTCCCACAGAGAATTTCAACATCCAATGCGTTAGATTTCTTGGGAGATCACTCTGTTCAATCTCAACCTTTGACTTTCCAACGGGAGAAGGTAGGCGTTCGCCTTTCTTTCATCTCTCTCTACTTGCAGAGGCGCCGTTGGGTCATTCGTCGAGGGTAGTTTTGTAACCTTACATGAAGTAGTTTATATTTTACGTCTCTCCACTTATGTTATGACATCTAAAATACTAGCTTATACATAGAGCACTATAAAAAATTTCCCGACTTGTGAACACACTTTCTAACAGAAATAACCATACTATTGTATGTTTAAAGTTCATGTGTATTCTCGAGAGTATCTGAATGTgttaaatatatgtttatacatTTCCAAGCGCATTAACGAAGCTAGAATTTTAGCCTATGAGGACCCAAATGTCTCAATCCAAAACGCTTCTGATCttacaaaaattattttgttgggTGGTGAGCAAACAACCAACGTTGCTTGGGTTTAGTATGGTGTCATCCTCATTCTTAAACCTAAACTCCAAGACTCTTTGACTTTCTTCATCCCACTAAATCTTATACCACAGTCCTCAAAGCGCACAAGCAACAAATTACCTGAACTCCAAACccaataaaagaaattaaagtaaaaatattGGAGTGGGGCATTGAGCCTACggaaaactttaaaaatcaTAAGTATAACAATAAActtttctaacaaaaaaaaaaaaaaaaaaaaagttagactTAGGACATCCTGGTCCCTTCATTACTCCACCCAAGCGTTGTCAACATGTACTAAAAATGTGATTATTGCACCTAAATCACAAAACACTGTGTATGGTAATGGTAGTTATAAATTATTGATAAATAAGTAGCAACTAGTCCAACTGCCCAACTCTCAACCTTATAATTCATCGCTACTCAACTGCTTTCCTCCTACCAAATTATTCCTCGATGCCCTCCAGCGATTTGTTTGTCTTCGCCCGCTCTacaaaacattatcataaacatcatgtgcttttattttgaatttttactaaACAAGATAGGGAATTTTAGGTCGCTAAGCCGACCGATCGCATCACTTTTAAGACATTTTCGCTCGTAAAATATGAGCTTACTTTTTCTATATTTTGATCTTATctaaatttatgttattttttaaattttacgaTATGAGAGTCATCATAATCTTACAGCAGAAGTTTTTGATTCCCGTTTacattataatattatattgaaCCCCTCTCTGGTGCTCATTACTATATATTAAACGTGCGTGGCATCAACAGATTAAATAGATTATTATTGAGCATCTCTTGCAAATTAAATTGCAATCTGGGGAGTGGGGAAAGCAGATTATACATATCAAGCTGACCGGCGCACTGGCGCTTGTTGTTGACCGCAACCGGTGTCGTGACAGTGAACACGATTTGACCGACTGTTTCTTTAATAGGTAATTCCAaagggaggcagattgtctgcccctGTTTGGATGCTCTTTTCATCTCTTTTTATTTGTGTGATCAtgattaaatcacgtcaacattttatatttttattattttttatcttattatctctataaaaaaatcaatataaaatgttgacatgacttaaccgtaaccgcATAAAATAGTAAGGAATGAGAACGACACCAAACAGGAGGATAAACAATCTGCCTCCATTCCAAAGAGTTCATCCAGTAGTCTTTCGGAGACTGATGGAAAAAGTTACTCTCTAGATAAAGCAACAAACGAGGAtccatttcagatttttttttgagaattttgagaatttttttattatgttcattcatcgtacattgtgtggttaaaaattattttaaaatttttatttaaaattaaacataaataatacttGACGAAAACAGATCACACAATTTATAATGAATGAACACGATTCAAAAATTTTTGAATCCTCACAAATAAGATCAGGAGAAAATCCTCTCATTATAGCAACAAGGAAAAAAGAGTGCTACTTTTCATTTATTCTCTTAATCATTGACTTGCACTTCGACAACTGAGAGTTGAGTGGTGGTGATTTGTGTGGAAGGAGAGCTAGACTTTATTTTCCACGTTCTCATCGACTTTCATCATTGTTTTATTTCCATCTATTTCATCTCACATTCACCACATGATTTACGTGATGGGTATGATATAACATGCATGGAAATATGTTTGACAATGGAcaatatgtaaaatatatcatttgtACACTGTCACGTGATGTCTCATGCTAATAATACAAGAACATGTATTTAACATTGTCCtacatatttttatgttattaacaCATAACGCTACCGTGGCAGTGCATGTATGTCATACAAGTTTCATGAGAGGACCAAGAGTCCACCATTAAAAGCTTTATGAGGGGACCAAGAGTCCAAGACCGCATGTATAGTTTTAATAGAGATGTTAAATTGTGGAAGGACAGAGAGTTTatgggacaaggattgtctgcccttcacTTTCGATGCCCTCCCCGTGCCTCCTGTTTGTGaggtcacggttaagctacgtcaacattttatattactattcatttttgtcttattatatctataaaaatatatatatataatgttgacgtggcttaatcgtgaccacacaaaacaggagggcacggggagggcaccggaagtggagggtagacaatccttgtccgaGTTCATGGGAGGACAAAGTGTCTACCATTAAAAAATTTTTGTTTCCTCATATATatggcacaatattttataatatcagcacgaaaattaacgttaaactgtggAAATGACAAATAGTCAATAGAAAGTCTCTTTGAgagaatctccttagcatttctcatagtTTT from Pyrus communis chromosome 4, drPyrComm1.1, whole genome shotgun sequence harbors:
- the LOC137731802 gene encoding uncharacterized protein isoform X1; this translates as MGETEVTTTNVNVGKNERNGQLKLKAFNLAFSKALLQVPQKLQNCVKSQLKRLVKDDGVKTVSFLPKKAASLEVELEKQLQAWRENPSWVDQPPDMKVSVPKGSLCNLSVSVDVGLPPDAVYNIVTDPDNKRVFKNIKAMICRNVLVDEGHRQVVELEQAAIWKFLWWSGTFAVCVLVDQNRKDHSMKFKQVKTGFMEKFEGCWRMEPLFVDEKTCFPFKPKTWADYNSCTGGKGRIGSKLSLEQLIQPSIVPPPPISWYLRGITSRTTEMLINDMLAEAARLRGELNPEESNKEIEMSQDGEVLSHVDNVSDIKERWALHRRNAKQCHRRLLPVK
- the LOC137731802 gene encoding uncharacterized protein isoform X2 — encoded protein: MGETEVTTTNVNVGKNERNGQLKLKAFNLAFSKALLQVPQKLQNCVKLKRLVKDDGVKTVSFLPKKAASLEVELEKQLQAWRENPSWVDQPPDMKVSVPKGSLCNLSVSVDVGLPPDAVYNIVTDPDNKRVFKNIKAMICRNVLVDEGHRQVVELEQAAIWKFLWWSGTFAVCVLVDQNRKDHSMKFKQVKTGFMEKFEGCWRMEPLFVDEKTCFPFKPKTWADYNSCTGGKGRIGSKLSLEQLIQPSIVPPPPISWYLRGITSRTTEMLINDMLAEAARLRGELNPEESNKEIEMSQDGEVLSHVDNVSDIKERWALHRRNAKQCHRRLLPVK
- the LOC137731801 gene encoding pantothenate kinase 1-like isoform X1; translated protein: MEIGNAGITEISKPTNSEAQISHLALDIGGSLIKLVYFSTNSDDSSSSNDSLAASNGDRGSPVLEGKLHFAKFETQKINDCIDFIRSKQLRLTGSEQHGASGSAKCVIKATGGGAFKYADLFKEKIGISLDKADEMDCLVAGANFLLKAVHPEAFTYMGGQKEFVKIDHEDLYPYLLVNIGSGVSMIKVDGPGKFERVSGTSVGGGTFWGLGKLLTKCKNFDELLELSHQGNNRVIDMLVGDIYGGMDYTKIGLVSTAIACSFGKAISDNKELEDYKPEDISRSLLRMISNNIGQISYLNALRFGLKRIFFAGFFIRGHAYTMDTIAVAVHFWSKGEAKAMFLKHEGFLGALGSFMSYEKHGFEDLKVHQSVQQSPVGASLGGDKSHDPPNGDLNENQSIDCSVYLSQ
- the LOC137731801 gene encoding pantothenate kinase 1-like isoform X2 encodes the protein MISGSEQHGASGSAKCVIKATGGGAFKYADLFKEKIGISLDKADEMDCLVAGANFLLKAVHPEAFTYMGGQKEFVKIDHEDLYPYLLVNIGSGVSMIKVDGPGKFERVSGTSVGGGTFWGLGKLLTKCKNFDELLELSHQGNNRVIDMLVGDIYGGMDYTKIGLVSTAIACSFGKAISDNKELEDYKPEDISRSLLRMISNNIGQISYLNALRFGLKRIFFAGFFIRGHAYTMDTIAVAVHFWSKGEAKAMFLKHEGFLGALGSFMSYEKHGFEDLKVHQSVQQSPVGASLGGDKSHDPPNGDLNENQSIDCSVYLSQ